The genomic region GACCTCTCCGAGTTCTACTGCTGGACGGAGGACATCGGGCCGGCGCTCGCAGCGCACCCGGCAGCAGCCGCGGCGCTCACCgagctcgacctcggcctcgcggGCGCCACGGACGGGTTCCACGCCACCGAGCTGGGAGCCATCGCGGGATCCTGCCCCAATCTCCGCAAGCTCGTGGCGCCCTGCGTGTTCAACCCTCGGTACGTTGACTTCGTCAGCGACGACGCGCTTTACGCCATCGCCACCAGCTGCCCCAAGCTGGCGACGCTGCGGCTCCGGGAACCTTTTGAGCCGGCAGCTACGGGCCAACGAGAGGACGCGGCCGTCACCGTTGCAGGGCTGGTCTCCTTCTTCGCCGCGCTACCGGCGCTGGAGGATTTCACGCTTGACCTGCGGCATAATGTGCTGGAGACGGCGCCGGCGATGGAGGCGCTTGCCCGCAGATGCCCACGGATCAAGTTCCTGACTCTGGGGGGCTTCCAGGGGCTGTGCAGGGCTTCATGGCTGCATCTCGACGGCGTTGCTGTGTGCGGTTCGCTGGAGTCGCTATGCATCAAGGCCTGTTCGGATCTCACTGATGCCAGCCTTGCTGCCATAGGTCGTGGGTGCGGGAGGCTTGTGAAGTTCGCCATCCACGGCTGTGATCTTGTCACGTCAGCTGGGGTCAGGAAGCTAGCAACAGCGCTTCGGCCCACGATCAAACAAGTCAGTATCTTGCAATGCCGGCGTCTGCACACAGCAGCATGCCTCGCTGCTCTAAGTCCGATCCGTGATCGCGTTGAGAGTCTTGAGATCAGCTGCGTCTGGGAGGAAGTTGAACAGCCAGAGAGTGTGGCCAACGGCACAACTGGATGCGATCATGAAGATGATGATCTCGGTGGTGAAGAAATCTCATATGAGTCCGCATCGAAGAAATGTAGGTACATGGAATTGGATGATCTAGTCAGCTGGGAGATGCTGCGCTCACTCACCCTCTGGTTCCCTGCCGGTGAGGTACTCTCCCCACTCATCTCTGCTGGGCTTGATAGCTGCCCTAATCTAGAGGAGATCTCAATCAAAGTGGAGGGTGATTGCCGGACATGTGCACGCCCTGGCCCATTCTTTGGACTAAGTGATCTTGCAGGCTTCCCAGTACTGTCCAAGATGAAACTGGATCTGAGTGAGGCAGTTGGCTATGCTCTCACTGCACCAGCAGGTCAGATGGATCTCTCTCTGTGGGAGCGGTTCTATTTGCAAGGCATAGATTCACTGATGACCCTGTACGAGCTGGATTACTGGCCTCCCCAAGACAAGGAAGTGAATCAGCGTAGCCTGACACTGCCCGCCGTGGGACTGCTCCAGGGCTGCGTTGGACTCAGGAAGCTCTTCGTCCATGGCACCACACACGAGCATTTCCTGACCTTTTTCTTGAAGGTGCCGAATCTGAGGGACATGCAGTTGCGGGAGGACTACTATCCCGCGCCAGAGAGTGATATGATGAACACGGAAatgcgagctgagtcttggctccgGTTCGAGATGCAGCTGAACAACAGGCTAATTGAGGATTGATGGTGAAGTTGGTTGATGGGAGGGACTGAGCCAAGTGGAGTCGATGCGGGGATGGTGCCGTGCGATCGATGGTCACGGAAGTTGCAAGGATAGCTGGTGTGCTTCTGTTGGAGCAGAGTAGAACACAATGCTTTGTCCATCCAACAAAT from Zea mays cultivar B73 chromosome 6, Zm-B73-REFERENCE-NAM-5.0, whole genome shotgun sequence harbors:
- the LOC103631147 gene encoding F-box/LRR-repeat MAX2 homolog, with translation MAEDDAAAAAGSPILDLPEPLLLHILGFLTDARSRHRAALACRRLLAAERATRAALSLRGDPRSPAFLFLRPAFCFPALERLDLSLASPWGHPFLSSAAPSADAVAPSVTPQQVAEQNELVAARLAYCFPAVSSLAVYCRDPTTLVSLTPHWRSRLRSVKLVRWHQRPPGLDAGADLEPLLGDCPALRALDLSEFYCWTEDIGPALAAHPAAAAALTELDLGLAGATDGFHATELGAIAGSCPNLRKLVAPCVFNPRYVDFVSDDALYAIATSCPKLATLRLREPFEPAATGQREDAAVTVAGLVSFFAALPALEDFTLDLRHNVLETAPAMEALARRCPRIKFLTLGGFQGLCRASWLHLDGVAVCGSLESLCIKACSDLTDASLAAIGRGCGRLVKFAIHGCDLVTSAGVRKLATALRPTIKQVSILQCRRLHTAACLAALSPIRDRVESLEISCVWEEVEQPESVANGTTGCDHEDDDLGGEEISYESASKKCRYMELDDLVSWEMLRSLTLWFPAGEVLSPLISAGLDSCPNLEEISIKVEGDCRTCARPGPFFGLSDLAGFPVLSKMKLDLSEAVGYALTAPAGQMDLSLWERFYLQGIDSLMTLYELDYWPPQDKEVNQRSLTLPAVGLLQGCVGLRKLFVHGTTHEHFLTFFLKVPNLRDMQLREDYYPAPESDMMNTEMRAESWLRFEMQLNNRLIED